TCGGGTGGTTGTCCGTATTTTTCTGTGTATTTCTTTACAAATTCTTGAACTTCTGGTCTTTGGTCATCTTTAGAGAAGTGGTTTGTAAAGTAGGACCCATTAACCGCATCTCCTCCAATTTTAACAAGGTCTGGTGAATCCCAGCCATCTCCTCCAAGGAATGGACCAGTATAACCAAGCTGTCTTGCCTGTTTTGCCATAAGTCCATCATCGTTGTAGTAATCTGAGCAGTAAATTACATCGGGTTTCCCTTTGAGGATGTTGGTCAAGAATGGTGTAAAGTCGGTTGTTCCTGCAGGGTGCCCTTCAAAAGCAACAATTTCCCCACCAAGAGCAGTGAATTTATCCCTAAAGAATTCTGCAAGGCCCTTTGTGTAGTCGTTACTGTTATCAAAAAGAACTCCTGCCTTCTTTGCATTAAGATCGTTATAAGCAAATATAGCACCAACTGTTCCTTGGAATGGATCGATAAAACAAGCCCTAAAGATGTAATCACCTACTTGTGTTACTTTTGGGTTTGTAGAAGTGGGTGAAACCATAGGTATGTTAGCACTCTGACAAATTGGAGCGATTGCAAGGGATACCTTACTCATTACTGTTCCTGCAATTGCAACGACTTTATCTTCATTGATGAGTTTTTGTGCTGCAGTTGCACCTTCTGTTGGATCTCCTTTGTCATCTGCAAAAACTAACTCGATCTTTTTACCCAACACTCCACCTTTTGCATTCCACTCTTCAATCATCAT
Above is a genomic segment from Caldisericaceae bacterium containing:
- a CDS encoding ABC transporter substrate-binding protein, with the translated sequence MKKVVVLVLLVVALLSTTLTGCKTSSEPQTIKVGGIGPVTGEASTFGVSTKNGYEMMIEEWNAKGGVLGKKIELVFADDKGDPTEGATAAQKLINEDKVVAIAGTVMSKVSLAIAPICQSANIPMVSPTSTNPKVTQVGDYIFRACFIDPFQGTVGAIFAYNDLNAKKAGVLFDNSNDYTKGLAEFFRDKFTALGGEIVAFEGHPAGTTDFTPFLTNILKGKPDVIYCSDYYNDDGLMAKQARQLGYTGPFLGGDGWDSPDLVKIGGDAVNGSYFTNHFSKDDQRPEVQEFVKKYTEKYGQPPDALAALGYDAMGLILQAIQNAGSTDGAKIRDALKNIDYHGVSGQIKFDAERNPVKSAVIIEIENGQQVYVTTVNP